Proteins co-encoded in one Paracrocinitomix mangrovi genomic window:
- a CDS encoding glycosyltransferase family 4 protein, whose product MKDYHLVLVFLTAFGVVLLATPSLIKVAKLKHLVDEPSEDRKLHTRSIPTIGGIIIFSAFIFSSLLWFPDHSMIAKAELGQFNYLMASLILLFFVGVKDDIIGMSPMKKLLAHLMVGFILVVMGEIRITSFQGLLGMDIELPEYGSILISIFAYIVIVNAINLVDGVDGLASGVGLIAAAAFGVWFSYTGAVHWALVSFSLSGALLGFLVFNFNPARIFMGDSGSLSIGAILSVLAIKLIDTPIETLPVEIQYVSKPVLAMTILAYPLLDTLRVFSIRIASGRSPLSADRNHLHHKMLDQDNNHKKTVIIIYIFTLIMIGQAFFLQFPNPNISFGISAATCFLFMLFVFYAYPKGKKKNA is encoded by the coding sequence ATGAAAGATTATCATTTAGTACTCGTATTTTTAACCGCTTTTGGTGTTGTGTTACTGGCAACTCCATCCTTAATAAAGGTGGCTAAATTAAAGCATCTTGTGGACGAGCCGTCTGAAGACAGAAAGCTACACACACGCAGTATTCCAACTATTGGCGGAATCATCATTTTCTCTGCTTTTATATTCTCATCATTGCTTTGGTTCCCAGATCATTCAATGATTGCAAAGGCTGAATTAGGCCAATTTAATTACCTCATGGCCTCATTGATATTGCTATTTTTTGTTGGAGTTAAAGATGATATTATCGGCATGTCCCCAATGAAAAAACTACTGGCTCATTTAATGGTAGGATTCATTTTGGTAGTAATGGGTGAAATTAGAATCACCTCTTTTCAAGGATTATTAGGAATGGACATAGAATTACCGGAATATGGCAGTATCCTGATCTCAATTTTTGCTTATATCGTTATTGTGAATGCCATTAATTTAGTAGATGGAGTAGACGGATTAGCCTCCGGAGTGGGATTAATAGCGGCTGCAGCATTTGGTGTGTGGTTTTCATACACGGGAGCAGTTCACTGGGCACTTGTATCTTTTAGTTTAAGTGGAGCTTTATTAGGATTTCTTGTATTTAACTTTAATCCTGCCAGGATATTTATGGGAGATTCGGGTTCACTTTCAATTGGAGCCATTTTAAGTGTATTGGCTATCAAATTAATTGACACACCAATTGAAACATTACCTGTTGAAATACAATACGTATCTAAACCCGTATTAGCTATGACCATATTGGCATACCCATTATTAGATACTTTGAGAGTTTTTTCAATAAGGATAGCGAGTGGAAGATCACCATTAAGTGCCGATAGAAATCACTTGCATCACAAAATGTTAGACCAGGACAACAATCACAAAAAAACGGTCATCATAATCTACATCTTTACATTGATCATGATTGGGCAAGCATTCTTTTTACAATTCCCTAACCCCAACATCAGTTTTGGAATAAGTGCTGCCACCTGTTTTTTATTCATGCTATTTGTTTTCTACGCTTATCCAAAAGGAAAAAAGAAAAATGCATAA
- the cyoE gene encoding heme o synthase, producing MSKIKDIAMLMKLRLSFLVVISAIACYFFAGGGFDINLLYMTLGGFLITGASNGYNQVIERDIDKLMTRTMNRPMPQGRLTVTEGLVISSIFGIAGAFLLFQINWFSGVLGILAMFLYAAVYTPLKPITPWAVFVGAFPGAIPPMIGIVAFDGFFSFKAGILFFIQFIWQFPHFWAIAWLKDDDYRKAGFSLLPLKSGKSKKTLFLIVIYTAIMVPVGILPWYFEWAGDITLILGTLAGIWFFMIAYKFYLVQEDKWAKKLMFASFIYLPFIQFLYVFDKLLQ from the coding sequence GTGAGTAAAATAAAAGACATTGCAATGCTGATGAAATTGCGTCTGTCTTTCTTGGTAGTTATTTCTGCTATTGCTTGCTATTTCTTCGCAGGCGGAGGTTTCGATATCAACTTATTATACATGACGTTGGGTGGTTTTTTAATCACAGGAGCATCTAATGGCTACAATCAAGTTATTGAAAGAGACATTGATAAATTGATGACCAGAACCATGAACAGACCTATGCCTCAAGGCAGATTAACTGTAACAGAAGGACTGGTAATCTCTTCTATTTTTGGTATTGCAGGCGCATTTTTATTATTTCAAATTAATTGGTTTTCTGGAGTATTAGGAATCTTAGCCATGTTTTTATATGCAGCAGTTTATACACCTTTGAAACCTATTACACCATGGGCTGTATTTGTTGGAGCATTTCCCGGAGCCATTCCACCAATGATTGGAATTGTTGCATTTGATGGTTTTTTCAGTTTTAAAGCAGGCATCTTATTCTTTATACAATTTATTTGGCAATTCCCTCACTTTTGGGCCATTGCCTGGTTAAAAGATGATGATTATCGCAAGGCTGGATTTTCTTTATTGCCTTTGAAATCAGGAAAATCTAAAAAGACATTATTTTTAATTGTAATCTACACTGCTATTATGGTGCCTGTTGGTATTTTGCCTTGGTACTTTGAATGGGCAGGTGATATAACTTTGATATTAGGAACATTGGCAGGGATCTGGTTTTTCATGATCGCTTACAAGTTCTATTTGGTACAGGAGGATAAATGGGCTAAAAAATTGATGTTCGCATCTTTTATATACCTGCCTTTTATTCAATTTTTATACGTTTTTGATAAACTTTTACAGTGA